ACAAATTTCACAGTATAATCTTCAACCTGACCATACTTTAACTGTCCGCAAGGAGTCATATTAGGATTCTCATCATCTACAAGAACTCTCATTCTCAATGGAGTATTAAGCACGGCTGAAGCCGGAGCTGTAATGGTAGTACTGTAAGTACCAATTGCCGTAACCGGATCTGCAATAATATTATCCGCAGAAGCTACCAATTCAGAAGCTTCGAATGTTCCGTTATTATTATAGTCAATCCAAACTCTAACATCATTATTTGAATCTGTTACATTTACCTGAAGGTTATGAGTACCTGTTGCTAAAAGCTCAGTAGATGTAGCTTTCAGACAGCTTGCTCCCGTATAATCTTCATAAAAAACTGGAGCCCCCTGCCAGTATCCTACAGATCCATTGTTAATGGCTCCTAGTTTTACAAGAGTTGGCCCTACAAAATAATTGCTTGTTGTATTTAAGATACCACTTGGGTTACAAGTAGCAGCAATAGGTGTACCAACGGAAGCAGCTGCGGTAGGAGCCGTTGCGCCTAATGAAGTACTTAGAGCTCCTCTCAATAAGAAGAAATAAAGAGCCGCTCTATCATGCTGCCCACTAGTAAACTTGAATGCTATTGGGTTGGTATAATTCATCATATTGTACTGTACTCCCTGATAGTTGGTACCTGTACAATAATTCATATTGCTGTTTGTAGGTGCAGGAAAGTCATTCAGCAAACTTCTTGATCTTTCCGTATCACAAACCTGATCATCGTCTGTAGCACAGTTATTAGTAGTTGCTGGACAGTTAGTGGTAGTTGTATCTCCCTGTGGTGGCTGAGCATTGGCATTGCCAAAAGTATGCAGCAATCCCATACTGTGTCCAAATTCATGAGCTAAAGTAATATCATCCTGTAAGGTAACTACAAAAGATTTCATGAAGGATTCGTATGAAGAATCAGGATTCTGAGGCAGTCCTGCCCATCCCATAATTCCATATTGTCCACCTCCATCTACTTTGTTCATAATATAGATGTTAAAGTAAGAAGCCTCAGGCCAGTGTGGTGCAATTGATTTAATTTGTGTTGTAGTAACACCACCTGTTCCGCTACGGTTCACACCGTTTGCATCATATCCTGCAAGAACTCCACCGTTATATCTTACAATTCCGGTAGTGGCATTACAGTTAGGGTCTCTCTTCGCCAATACTAATTTGATCGGCATTGTAGCAGCGTTACCAAAATCAGCCGGAACTCCCTGAGCCCACTGATAAGTACCTGCATACATTTGATTACAATGATCCAGCCAAGCCTGAATTTGCGCATCCGTTTTATTGTAAGCCGTTCCAAGAGCAGCACCTGTAGGTGTTATTACGTGTACTACAACAGGAATTTCATACACTCCGTCTACAATTTTGTATGCACTCCCATTTTTAGCAGCTGTATTTTGATTACTGCTAATAACTCTATTGCGGATGTTGCGAATCATTTCGTCAATTTCCCCATTCTGTTTCTGGTGTACTCTTTGTTCGTTATCAAAATCACACCAGTCTTTTTTTTGCTGTGCTGATACCGAAAGGGAAAGTAGCAATGCCCCACAAAGGATAGTTTTCTTCATTATAATAATTTAAAAAAATTAAACAGGTTGCAAATTTATTATTTTTATACCTTATATGATAATATTTGACATAAAAACAAATTCAAAATTTAAAACTTCACTACAGTTAGTAGAAAAACATGGATTTTTGTTACATTTAACACTTAAAATAGAATTACATACATATCAGAACATGTTTAAATCATTTAAACTATTCACAAAAATATTACCAAAAATAAAATATATAAGTAATATAAAAAAGTCAAAATAAAAAAATAAGACACTAACAATCATATTGTTAATATAAAATCATAAAATAAAAAAACCGCACAATTTGTACGGTTTTTACTATATAAATTCAACTATTGTTTATAATGAATAATTCGGAGCTTCCTGCGTGATAATTACATCATGCGGGTGAGATTCTTTTAATCCGCTTCCGGTAATCATTACCAGTTTGGAATCTCTCTGAAGTGTTTCAATATCTTTTGCTCCGCAGTATCCCATACCAGCTCTCAGACCTCCTGTCAACTGGAAAATAACATCTTCCAATTTTCCTTTGTGCGGAACTCTTCCTTCAATTCCTTCCGGAACGAATTTTTTAGCTTCACTCTGGAAGTATCTTTCTTTACCTCCTCTCTTCATTGCTGAAAGGCTTCCCATTCCCTGGTAAGATTTGAATTTTCTTCCCTGGAAGATAATTTCTTCTCCCGGAGCCTCGTCTGTACCGGCTAAAAGTGAGCCCAGCATTACTGCACCTGCTCCACTGGCAATAGCTTTCACGATATCTCCTGAAAGCTTGATACCACCGTCACCAATTACAGCTACATTTTGAGATTTAGCATATTCGTATACGTTATAGATTGCGGAAAGCTGAGGAACTCCTACTCCGGCAACTACTCTGGTTGTACAGATAGATCCAGGTCCTACACCTACTTTCAAAACGTTTGCTCCTGCTTCAATAAGGTCTTTCGCAGCATCTGCAGTTACAATGTTTCCCCCTACAATATCAAGGTCCGGATATGCTTTTCTGATTTCTGAAATTTTATCTAAAACTCCTTTAGAATGACCATGCGCAGAGTCTATTGCTACGATATCAACTCCTGCCTTTACCAAAGCCTCAATTCTCGTCAGTGTATCTTCTCCTACCCCTACTCCTGCTCCTACAATAAGACGACCACTCTCATCTTTATTAGCATTCGGGTATTCCAATTGATTATCGATATCCTTGATGGTAATTAGACCTACAAGTTTATTGTCTTTATCTACGATAGGAAGTTTTTCAACCCTGTTTTTAAGAAGGATTTCTTTTGCCTTTTCAAGGTTGGTATTTTTGTCGGAAGTGATCAGATTTTCTTTGGTCATGATCTCTTCAACTTTCATATCAAGATTTTCCTGATATTTTACATCTCTGTTGGTAATAATTCCGATCAGAACATTATTGGGATCTACCACTGGAAGACCTGAAATCTTATATCTTGACATAAGATCTCTAGCTTCACCTAAAGTATGATCTTTAGATAATGTAACCGGATCTGAGATCATTCCGTTTTCGGAACGCTTTACTCGGTTTACCTGAGCAGCCTGCTCAGCGATCGTCATGTTTTTGTGGATAAAGCCTAACCCTCCAACTCTTGCTAAGGCAATGGCCAGATCAGCTTCAGTAACAGTGTCCATCGCAGCGGAAACTATCGGAACATTCAGCGTAATTTTGTCGGTAAGTCTTGATTTTAATGAAACCTGGTTAGGTAAAACTTCTGAATAAGAAGGGACTAGAAGAACGTCATCGAAAGTGATGGCTGTCTCTACAATTTTGTTATGAATAGACATCTTTACTTTCTTTGCAAAATTAGGTTATTTTAATGAGATATGAAAATCCTTTTTAATAGTTTAAATAAAATTTAATAATCAATAACTTAAATCGAAAAACCGTTCTTATGTCAGAACGGTTACGGTACAAAATAATTGAATAAGTATGAAACTACTTTAGTTATCTTTTAAATAATGAACATTAAAGGTTATTTGACAAGGTTTCCATTTTCATCCAGATTTTCAATATGGGTCTGATTATTTTTATCAACGTATAATTTTAATCTTACTTTCCCTTTGGCATCACGGATAAAGATCCCAACATCCCCAGTGGCAGTCTTACCAGCAAAGAAACGCTCATTGGTAAGCTTTCCTTGTTCTCTAAGTTGTGCATACGCCTTTTTACTGGCAGCCGGATCATTTAATTTTTTCAGAGAGTCTTCAAACTTAATAATATCTTCCAGCGGAAAATCATCTGGGCGGTCCCAAAGTTTTAGACCATACACTCTGTTTTTATCTTTTCCGGATCCTTCAAAATACTGAAGCTGCATAATCTGGTCTGTATTTCTCTGATCTACAGAATATACCATTCCGGATTCTTTTTCATTGCCATCGTATACAAGACCTCCGCATTCGTCACCCATAGAATTGAAAAAAATAAGTCCTGCTTCTCTCTCCCTTGGTTTCAACTCTTTATGATTCACCAAACCAGGGTGCTGACGTTCTTTGTTGCTGATGACCATCTTTAGTGTTCCGTCTTTCTCAATGATATTAATACGTTCTACATCTATTTCTTTAAAACGTTCGTTGGAAGACTGATTTTTGAATGCAAGGAAGAAAAACATCGCACACAGTACAGTAAGTACAACGGCATAGATTTTAAGGATACGGACTTCTCTTATCAATTTTTCCATGCTCTAAATATTTAAGGTTGTAAATTATTTATCAGAAACAGAATTGATCATTTTTGAGATATCATTCGCCGTAAAATTTCCTTTCACATCTACAAATACCATTTCATTTTTGCTTGAACCCACCGTGATCAGCATGTTTTTAATGGTCTCTCCATCCTGTTTTACGCGGATATTGATATCGTCCCCTTCATGTTTTATGCTTGCCCATTCTTCATAATGGTTATTATTCAAAAACTGGGCGTAATCATTTAGCATTTCTTGGCTTCCGTTGGTTACAGTAAGTACTTTTATTTTGGAAGCCTTCTTAACCAGATCTATGGTCTCTTCATTGTCTCCATCTTCTCTCAGGGCTTTCTTAATATAAGATTTAGCCAAAACCATAGGTACATTAATACTGGCAAACTGTGCTCCTTTGAAATCATATTTAGAATTCTGGAAAAAGTCTATATTCGGTTTTTCAGAAACAATACACGACTGCATCAGCCCGATTGTCAGAATAATGAGAAAAATGTTTTTAAGAGTCTTCATAGGTTAGTTTTTTTATTTGATTTGCCTGAAACTTCCTCCAGAAACTTTATCTACTTTAGCATCCAATTCAGGATTTCCTCTCAATTTTACAGCTGCCCCTGATGAAACGCTTACTTTCAGCTTATCTGTTACCAGCAGAGAAAGACTTGCCCCTGAAGTAGATTCCACTACTGCTGTACCGATCTTAAGATCATCGGCTTTACAAGATGCTCCACTACTGATATCAATTACTGCTGAAGCAGCCTCTCCGGATAAACTGATACTTGCACCACTGGAAGTATCCAATGTCAGTTTAGGTGTTTTAATATCAACATCAAGCACCGATCCGGAACTTACAGCTATTGCTGTTGACTGATTCATACTGAATTTTCCTTTAATAATAGATCCGGACTCTGCTTCAATTGCCAGACTGTTTTCTGTAACAGGATTCACTGCCGTAAAGATACTGCCTGATGATGTTTTTATAGCATTAATATTAGGGGCAGAAACATTCACATTCAGATTTTTAAATCTTAAATTTCTAACGCCTTTGTTGTCTACATATATTTTTAATACTCCGTTTTCCACTTTTGTGATCACGTATTGAAGTTTGTCTGCATCTGCAATTACTTTTACGCTTCTGGTATTTTCCTGTTTGAAGGTAACATTTACTCCTACGCTGGCATCGATTTTTGAAAATTCGCCTACATTCCTATTA
The nucleotide sequence above comes from Chryseobacterium sp. 7. Encoded proteins:
- a CDS encoding GEVED domain-containing protein, which encodes MKKTILCGALLLSLSVSAQQKKDWCDFDNEQRVHQKQNGEIDEMIRNIRNRVISSNQNTAAKNGSAYKIVDGVYEIPVVVHVITPTGAALGTAYNKTDAQIQAWLDHCNQMYAGTYQWAQGVPADFGNAATMPIKLVLAKRDPNCNATTGIVRYNGGVLAGYDANGVNRSGTGGVTTTQIKSIAPHWPEASYFNIYIMNKVDGGGQYGIMGWAGLPQNPDSSYESFMKSFVVTLQDDITLAHEFGHSMGLLHTFGNANAQPPQGDTTTTNCPATTNNCATDDDQVCDTERSRSLLNDFPAPTNSNMNYCTGTNYQGVQYNMMNYTNPIAFKFTSGQHDRAALYFFLLRGALSTSLGATAPTAAASVGTPIAATCNPSGILNTTSNYFVGPTLVKLGAINNGSVGYWQGAPVFYEDYTGASCLKATSTELLATGTHNLQVNVTDSNNDVRVWIDYNNNGTFEASELVASADNIIADPVTAIGTYSTTITAPASAVLNTPLRMRVLVDDENPNMTPCGQLKYGQVEDYTVKFVTNLGTSEVKADNSDLTVYPNPVSTGDKIFIKAKNGKNLKVSISDMSGRLVSSPSVTEEGNGVFKVDQQLEKGVYMIQVSNGKDSKSSKLIIK
- the guaB gene encoding IMP dehydrogenase, with translation MSIHNKIVETAITFDDVLLVPSYSEVLPNQVSLKSRLTDKITLNVPIVSAAMDTVTEADLAIALARVGGLGFIHKNMTIAEQAAQVNRVKRSENGMISDPVTLSKDHTLGEARDLMSRYKISGLPVVDPNNVLIGIITNRDVKYQENLDMKVEEIMTKENLITSDKNTNLEKAKEILLKNRVEKLPIVDKDNKLVGLITIKDIDNQLEYPNANKDESGRLIVGAGVGVGEDTLTRIEALVKAGVDIVAIDSAHGHSKGVLDKISEIRKAYPDLDIVGGNIVTADAAKDLIEAGANVLKVGVGPGSICTTRVVAGVGVPQLSAIYNVYEYAKSQNVAVIGDGGIKLSGDIVKAIASGAGAVMLGSLLAGTDEAPGEEIIFQGRKFKSYQGMGSLSAMKRGGKERYFQSEAKKFVPEGIEGRVPHKGKLEDVIFQLTGGLRAGMGYCGAKDIETLQRDSKLVMITGSGLKESHPHDVIITQEAPNYSL
- a CDS encoding DUF4252 domain-containing protein, with protein sequence MKTLKNIFLIILTIGLMQSCIVSEKPNIDFFQNSKYDFKGAQFASINVPMVLAKSYIKKALREDGDNEETIDLVKKASKIKVLTVTNGSQEMLNDYAQFLNNNHYEEWASIKHEGDDINIRVKQDGETIKNMLITVGSSKNEMVFVDVKGNFTANDISKMINSVSDK
- a CDS encoding DUF4252 domain-containing protein is translated as MKKIFFIIAIMLSSFATSSAQTEKLDKLFQDFEKNGRVTSINIKKPMFKLLNTIDVDDAYIGKIKPILNEVEGLKILIIPKITFPDRLKDENLANIKMNEEKTERINKALNSLNFNELMSMSSDGTSMKFLAEDERDNYLENLVFNVDSKEENIIFILNGKMKLSDVNKIINSGETSTSTMTSTMRSSLTSDNTSSYLNGDNRNVGEFSKIDASVGVNVTFKQENTRSVKVIADADKLQYVITKVENGVLKIYVDNKGVRNLRFKNLNVNVSAPNINAIKTSSGSIFTAVNPVTENSLAIEAESGSIIKGKFSMNQSTAIAVSSGSVLDVDIKTPKLTLDTSSGASISLSGEAASAVIDISSGASCKADDLKIGTAVVESTSGASLSLLVTDKLKVSVSSGAAVKLRGNPELDAKVDKVSGGSFRQIK